TCGACGCCCGACGGCGTGCCGCATGCGCTGCTACACAACCTCAAGCACAACAAGGTGCTTCACGAGCGGGTGATCTTGTTGACCGTCAAGATCGCCGACGTGCCGTATGTCCCCGACGAGAAGCGGATGAAAATCGACGATCTCGGCAAGGGCTTCCACCGCATGATCCTGTTCTACGGCTTCATGCAGGAGGCCGATGTGCCCGCGGCCTTGAAGCAGGTCAGTGCGTGCGGCGCCGAGTTTAAGATGATGGACACCAGCTTCTTCCTCGCGCGGCAGACTTTGCTGCCCTCGGCCAAGCCGGGGATGATGGTGTGGCGCGAGAAGCTGTTCGCGTGGATGCTGCGCAACGCCGAAAGCGCAATGGAGTTCTTCCGCCTGCCGACCAACCGCGTGGTCGAGCTGGGGAGCCAGGTGGAGATTTGACGAGCCCGGCGCCGCTGATTGTGACGGCGCTGTTCGGGCGGCAGGACCAGGCGTGGTTCGACGTACTGCGCCGCGAGCATTACCCGCCCGAACGCAATGTGCTGGCGGCGCATCTGACGCTGTTCCACCATCTGCCGCCGAGCGTGGCCGAGGAGCTCAAGCAGCGCTTGTCGAACGATACGCGCGGCATCCGTGCGCCGCGGGCGAAGGTGACCGGTCTGATGTCGCTCGGCGGGGGCGTCGCCTATCGGATCGAGGCGCCGGCGCTGAGCGAGATTCGCGACGGGCTGAGCCAAGCATTCGCGGGCCTGCTTATGCCACAGGATGCCGGCCGCTGGCGGCCGCATGTGACCGTGCAGAACAAGGTAACCCCGTCGCTCGCCAAGGTGGTCCTGGGGGCGCTGTCGCGCGATTTCGTGCCGCGCGAGGTGGAGATCGCC
This genomic stretch from Sphingomonas sp. LM7 harbors:
- a CDS encoding 2'-5' RNA ligase family protein, whose product is MTSPAPLIVTALFGRQDQAWFDVLRREHYPPERNVLAAHLTLFHHLPPSVAEELKQRLSNDTRGIRAPRAKVTGLMSLGGGVAYRIEAPALSEIRDGLSQAFAGLLMPQDAGRWRPHVTVQNKVTPSLAKVVLGALSRDFVPREVEIAGLASWWYRGGPWEPHSRHMFA